The proteins below come from a single Rhodohalobacter sp. SW132 genomic window:
- a CDS encoding LVIVD repeat-containing protein, producing the protein MKKLLPGLLLTFAAIFGVYSCASSDITQQENDQPTIQPLSEIERPSPDPRVGLQAGLFDAEETIWNLNLLSATPPPEAFLGSWGTDLAFKDNYAIQGNYDGFIVWNISDPANPEVAIDFKCPASQSDVSVYGDLLFVSGEGLGGRLDCGTEGVRETVSADRLRGIRIFDISDMYNPEYIANVQTCRGSHTHSVLVDPNDDENVYVYVSGSAPVRPEEELPGCTTAFPDEDPDSPLFRIEVIKVPLANPQDAAIANSPRIFDGLEAPPVRELTAEEQERIEQAREQGRFVGEMMGRERVIPNGMARGFLQRLVSERDGEGEPTAADSAALQERLPEFIDEMLAARGRGSEALGPNQCHDITLYPEIGLAGGACEGLGLLLDISDPVNPVRIDAVADSNFSYWHSATFNNDGTTVLFTDEWGGGTQPKCREEDPYEWGANAIYSIENGEMVFQSYFKMDAPQTETENCVAHNGSMIPIPDRDIMVQSWYQGGINVFDFTDPKNPVEIAFHDRGPISAERVETGGSWSIYWYNGYLVNSEIARGLDIFELVPSEFITQNEIDAMHTVSMDYFNPQGQPKYSFPSSFALAKAYLDQLERNRELDISAINSIRRGVQEAENTNGSAQRRMLTELAGELENHAGSSSNGDKVTKIANTLRDLASAS; encoded by the coding sequence ATGAAAAAACTACTACCAGGATTGCTACTTACTTTTGCCGCCATATTTGGCGTCTATAGTTGCGCATCATCCGATATCACACAACAAGAAAATGATCAGCCAACCATCCAGCCGCTCTCTGAGATTGAGCGCCCCAGCCCCGACCCTCGTGTAGGACTTCAGGCAGGGCTATTTGATGCGGAGGAAACAATCTGGAATCTGAACCTTTTATCCGCAACTCCCCCGCCCGAAGCGTTTCTCGGATCCTGGGGAACCGACCTTGCATTTAAAGATAATTACGCAATCCAGGGAAATTATGATGGATTTATCGTCTGGAATATCAGTGACCCTGCTAATCCTGAGGTAGCTATTGATTTCAAATGCCCGGCATCACAAAGTGATGTTTCCGTTTACGGAGATCTGCTTTTTGTATCCGGTGAAGGATTGGGCGGCCGGTTAGATTGCGGTACGGAAGGCGTACGGGAGACCGTAAGTGCCGACCGGCTGCGCGGTATCCGAATATTCGATATTTCTGATATGTACAATCCCGAGTACATTGCAAATGTTCAAACCTGCCGGGGATCACACACCCACTCTGTTTTGGTCGACCCGAATGATGACGAAAACGTATATGTGTATGTTTCCGGATCTGCACCGGTCCGTCCCGAAGAAGAGCTTCCCGGCTGTACTACCGCCTTTCCTGATGAAGATCCCGATAGTCCGCTTTTCAGAATTGAGGTTATTAAGGTACCGCTTGCAAATCCACAGGATGCCGCAATTGCAAACTCACCCCGGATTTTTGACGGCCTTGAAGCACCCCCCGTTCGGGAACTCACTGCAGAAGAGCAGGAGCGAATCGAACAGGCTCGTGAACAGGGACGTTTCGTAGGCGAAATGATGGGCCGCGAACGAGTCATTCCGAACGGTATGGCCCGAGGGTTTCTGCAGAGACTGGTCAGCGAAAGAGACGGCGAGGGTGAACCCACTGCAGCCGACAGCGCAGCCTTACAAGAACGCCTGCCTGAATTTATTGACGAGATGTTAGCCGCAAGAGGTCGAGGTTCTGAAGCACTCGGACCCAACCAATGTCACGACATTACGCTCTACCCGGAAATTGGTCTCGCAGGTGGTGCGTGTGAAGGGCTGGGACTTTTACTCGATATCTCAGACCCGGTGAATCCTGTTCGGATTGATGCAGTAGCCGATTCAAATTTCTCTTACTGGCACTCTGCTACCTTTAACAATGATGGCACAACCGTACTCTTTACGGATGAATGGGGCGGCGGTACACAGCCAAAGTGCCGCGAGGAAGATCCCTACGAATGGGGAGCAAACGCTATCTATAGCATAGAAAACGGCGAGATGGTTTTTCAAAGCTATTTCAAAATGGATGCACCGCAGACCGAAACAGAGAATTGTGTAGCTCATAACGGCTCGATGATTCCAATCCCCGACCGTGATATTATGGTGCAGTCGTGGTACCAGGGCGGGATCAATGTGTTTGATTTTACCGATCCAAAAAATCCAGTAGAGATTGCGTTTCACGATCGCGGACCAATCAGCGCTGAACGAGTGGAAACCGGTGGCAGCTGGTCGATTTACTGGTACAACGGATACCTGGTAAACTCAGAGATTGCACGCGGACTTGATATTTTTGAACTGGTTCCAAGTGAATTTATTACCCAGAATGAAATCGATGCCATGCATACAGTCTCCATGGATTATTTCAATCCCCAGGGTCAGCCTAAATACTCATTCCCGTCATCTTTTGCGCTGGCGAAAGCTTATCTCGATCAGCTTGAGCGAAATCGTGAACTGGATATTTCCGCTATTAACAGCATCCGCAGAGGTGTACAGGAAGCGGAAAATACCAACGGTTCAGCACAAAGACGTATGCTTACTGAGCTCGCCGGAGAACTTGAAAATCATGCCGGATCTTCCTCCAATGGGGATAAAGTGACAAAAATTGCAAACACACTTCGTGATCTTGCATCAGCCTCTTAA
- a CDS encoding DUF305 domain-containing protein, translating to MSFNMFLSMRFTTLPVLFISIILLLSFHFMGCAGSEQIADNETVEHSPDRNLSSLEEIYWARIDSSRMNFTQADVVFMTGMIGHHAQALIMSRLAPENDASRSVQVLAARIINAQGDEIRLMQQWLADRNQPVPEVHIDGLNLMIHMPDMEHNGGGHHGHHDHHGGMHDHSDMPGMLTQEQLEELAEAQGREFDRLFLLYMIEHHEGAITMVETLFNANGAAGDREMFDLASGINAEQITEINRMQSMLEEMEGS from the coding sequence TTGAGTTTTAACATGTTCCTTTCGATGCGCTTTACAACTTTGCCGGTACTATTCATTTCAATTATACTTCTGCTTTCATTTCATTTCATGGGCTGCGCAGGATCAGAACAGATTGCCGACAATGAAACGGTTGAACATTCCCCGGATCGCAATCTTTCCAGTCTCGAAGAGATTTATTGGGCGCGTATCGACAGTTCCAGGATGAATTTTACACAGGCAGACGTGGTTTTTATGACCGGAATGATCGGGCATCATGCACAGGCATTGATTATGTCGCGCCTGGCTCCCGAAAACGATGCCAGCCGTTCCGTACAGGTGCTGGCGGCAAGAATTATTAATGCACAGGGTGATGAAATCCGGTTGATGCAGCAATGGCTTGCCGATCGGAACCAGCCGGTACCCGAAGTTCATATCGACGGCCTGAACCTGATGATTCACATGCCGGATATGGAACATAACGGTGGCGGCCATCACGGGCATCATGATCACCATGGAGGAATGCATGACCACAGCGACATGCCGGGAATGCTCACCCAGGAGCAGCTTGAAGAACTCGCCGAGGCACAAGGGCGTGAGTTCGACAGACTTTTTTTGCTCTATATGATCGAACATCATGAGGGCGCTATAACAATGGTTGAAACCCTGTTTAACGCTAATGGCGCCGCCGGCGATCGCGAAATGTTCGACCTCGCATCCGGTATTAATGCTGAACAAATTACCGAAATCAACCGCATGCAGTCGATGCTGGAAGAGATGGAAGGCTCCTGA
- a CDS encoding Gfo/Idh/MocA family protein, whose amino-acid sequence MSKNITRKSFLKHAGTALTIASVGFPSIIIPRKKEKIGVALVGLGSYAGGQLAPALQETEYCELRGIVTGTPSKIPEWQERYGIRDQNVYNYENLHEVANNDDIDVIYIVTPPGVHARDAIVAAEAGKHVWCEKPMAMDEEECQNIIDAASKNGVQLTIGYRMQHEPNTQTVIKFGREETYGVITGVQTGAGYSGAHRDPENWRRNPDLGGGALYDMGVYPINAARFATGMEPIAVKGRQWSDREEMYSDVDEHTDFEMEFPNGVIATGETSFGNSTNYLNVECTDGWYRLSPMQSYRGVQGETSDGRELPPAGINQQARQMDNDARAILDGKDPIVPGEDGLADIRIVKAIMESSQRGGEWIEL is encoded by the coding sequence ATGTCTAAAAATATCACGCGGAAATCATTCCTGAAACATGCCGGTACGGCACTCACCATTGCCTCCGTAGGTTTTCCCTCAATTATTATTCCCCGTAAAAAGGAGAAGATAGGTGTTGCTCTCGTTGGTTTGGGGAGTTATGCAGGCGGCCAGCTTGCCCCTGCACTCCAGGAAACCGAATATTGCGAACTCCGGGGGATTGTAACCGGCACACCATCCAAAATTCCCGAGTGGCAGGAGCGGTACGGAATTCGGGATCAAAACGTATACAACTACGAAAACCTGCATGAAGTAGCCAATAACGATGATATTGACGTGATTTATATTGTCACTCCGCCGGGTGTCCATGCAAGAGACGCTATTGTTGCAGCCGAAGCGGGAAAGCATGTATGGTGTGAAAAGCCGATGGCAATGGATGAAGAGGAGTGTCAGAATATTATTGACGCAGCAAGTAAAAACGGAGTTCAGCTTACCATTGGGTATCGGATGCAGCATGAACCGAATACACAAACAGTCATAAAATTTGGCAGAGAAGAGACCTACGGAGTGATTACCGGTGTACAAACCGGAGCCGGATATAGCGGAGCTCATCGTGATCCGGAGAACTGGCGGCGCAATCCCGATCTCGGCGGCGGTGCACTGTATGATATGGGGGTATACCCGATCAATGCAGCGCGATTTGCTACCGGAATGGAACCCATCGCAGTAAAAGGCCGGCAATGGTCAGACCGCGAGGAGATGTATTCCGACGTTGATGAACACACAGATTTTGAGATGGAATTTCCAAATGGTGTCATTGCCACCGGAGAAACCAGTTTTGGCAACTCTACAAATTACTTAAATGTGGAGTGCACGGATGGATGGTACCGCCTGAGCCCGATGCAGAGCTATCGCGGTGTTCAGGGAGAAACCAGCGATGGAAGAGAGCTTCCGCCAGCGGGAATCAACCAGCAGGCGCGCCAGATGGATAACGACGCACGAGCGATTCTTGATGGTAAAGACCCGATCGTTCCGGGTGAAGATGGCCTGGCAGATATTCGGATTGTGAAGGCAATTATGGAATCATCGCAGCGCGGTGGTGAATGGATAGAGCTGTAA
- a CDS encoding glycosyltransferase family 4 protein → MEKIPLKIAVISHSYPTTDDPGRSIFIKNEAHLISSDHHPEIHLPSVLSLPFHKAYSRNRNPLEDKLPFHPSVYFSIPRRRLSSITQRSLSSSLLKTVRKQDPDVVHLHALYPIGLAANKLKKAGYPVILTIHGGDWYYNLRHKRLMPRLINSLDHCDKILCVGKKLLQDIAQYEPRIEKKLYHLPHGVDTDLFCPEKNPGSSKKKLGWDFDKTHLLAVGNLFRVKGYDILLRAFSKIKSQKDCRLHIVAPRSDFDAKRETQKLMDTLNLRDRVTFYDQKSPGQLVEFYRASDLLVSSSRKEGFGLVVAEALACGIPVVATRSGGPEEIVTEETGTLVAPEHPGELRTALEEMITSKERYIPENLHQYIAENFSLSSKREKLNAVYREVY, encoded by the coding sequence GTGGAAAAAATCCCCTTGAAGATTGCGGTAATTAGTCACTCCTACCCTACGACGGATGATCCGGGGAGGTCAATTTTCATTAAAAATGAAGCACATCTGATCTCCTCAGATCACCATCCGGAGATTCATTTACCTTCAGTTTTATCACTGCCATTTCACAAAGCTTATAGCCGAAACCGGAATCCGCTGGAAGATAAATTACCTTTCCATCCATCCGTGTACTTTTCAATTCCAAGGCGTCGTCTTAGTTCGATTACGCAGCGATCGCTATCATCAAGTCTGTTAAAAACAGTGAGAAAACAAGATCCGGATGTTGTGCACCTGCATGCGCTTTATCCCATCGGACTGGCTGCAAACAAGTTAAAAAAAGCAGGCTACCCGGTGATTCTTACCATTCACGGAGGCGACTGGTACTACAATTTGAGGCACAAAAGGCTGATGCCGCGCCTTATAAATTCTCTCGATCATTGCGACAAAATTCTCTGCGTTGGAAAAAAGCTTCTTCAGGATATTGCGCAATACGAACCGCGAATTGAAAAAAAACTTTATCATCTGCCACACGGAGTGGATACCGACCTGTTTTGCCCCGAAAAAAATCCCGGCAGTTCAAAAAAGAAACTCGGGTGGGATTTTGATAAAACGCATCTGCTTGCAGTTGGAAATTTATTCAGGGTAAAAGGTTACGACATTCTGCTCCGTGCTTTTTCAAAAATAAAATCGCAAAAAGATTGCAGGCTTCATATCGTGGCGCCACGCTCTGATTTCGATGCAAAAAGGGAAACACAGAAATTGATGGATACACTCAATCTTCGGGACCGTGTGACATTTTATGACCAAAAATCTCCGGGTCAGCTTGTGGAATTCTACAGGGCATCAGATTTGCTGGTCTCATCCAGCCGAAAAGAGGGTTTCGGGCTTGTGGTCGCTGAAGCTCTTGCATGCGGAATCCCGGTTGTTGCCACACGCTCCGGCGGGCCTGAAGAAATTGTAACAGAGGAAACCGGAACGCTGGTTGCACCGGAACATCCGGGTGAGTTGAGGACGGCTCTGGAAGAGATGATCACCTCGAAAGAACGGTATATACCGGAAAATCTACACCAGTACATTGCGGAGAATTTCAGCTTATCCTCAAAAAGAGAGAAACTGAATGCGGTTTACCGGGAGGTGTACTGA
- a CDS encoding NADP-dependent oxidoreductase, with product MKASYFESFNELDQIKTGELPDPELKEGEVLVRIRAAGVNPVDAAVVRGMLKDAIPTEFPVIPGWDLAGEVEKRGFSARRFSEGDEVYAYARRPVIQHGTFAEYISIPESYLSKKPESITMEQAGGIPLVGLTAYQSLFDAGNLREGQTVLILGGSGGVGTLAIQLAKSVDAKVIGVASEKNHAYMKELGADETIDYSDGNVGEAVRKLHPDGVDMIFHCSRGDSLSQSMGTLKKGGHLVSITKSKPEVRDDIHFQYVFVEPNARQLDHIRELVDSGKITVPVSETFTLEEVPQALSQIEKLHTRGKLVVTP from the coding sequence ATGAAAGCATCGTATTTCGAATCATTCAATGAACTCGATCAAATAAAAACCGGTGAATTACCGGACCCCGAACTCAAAGAGGGTGAGGTACTGGTTCGAATTCGGGCGGCCGGTGTTAACCCTGTAGACGCGGCTGTGGTGCGCGGGATGCTTAAAGATGCCATTCCAACTGAATTTCCGGTAATCCCGGGATGGGACCTTGCAGGGGAAGTTGAAAAGCGTGGTTTTTCCGCACGGCGTTTTAGCGAGGGGGATGAAGTTTATGCCTATGCCCGCCGGCCGGTAATACAGCACGGTACATTTGCCGAGTACATATCTATACCGGAGAGCTATCTCTCGAAAAAGCCAGAGTCGATTACAATGGAACAAGCAGGCGGGATACCGCTGGTTGGGCTGACCGCTTATCAGTCACTTTTTGATGCTGGAAATTTACGGGAAGGTCAAACCGTACTCATTCTCGGCGGGTCCGGCGGAGTGGGCACGCTTGCCATTCAGCTTGCAAAGAGCGTGGATGCAAAGGTGATCGGCGTGGCGAGCGAAAAAAATCACGCCTACATGAAAGAGCTGGGTGCAGACGAAACAATTGATTATAGTGACGGGAATGTGGGAGAAGCCGTACGTAAACTTCATCCGGACGGGGTGGATATGATTTTTCACTGCTCGCGGGGTGATTCCCTGAGCCAAAGTATGGGTACGCTGAAAAAAGGCGGGCATCTTGTATCTATCACAAAGAGTAAACCTGAAGTGAGAGATGACATTCACTTTCAGTATGTTTTTGTGGAGCCAAATGCCCGGCAGCTGGATCACATCCGGGAACTTGTGGACAGCGGTAAAATCACCGTTCCGGTTTCTGAAACATTCACCCTCGAGGAGGTTCCGCAGGCGCTTTCACAGATTGAAAAACTTCATACACGCGGTAAACTCGTGGTTACGCCCTGA
- a CDS encoding tetratricopeptide repeat protein produces MSFEERHKEGYELLHEKDLDKSLDVARSLQRLNPDAPEGFTLEGEVMQKLNQWDTSIKSFDDAIEKDSDNGRLYNLRGYSYLNVDKPDKAKKDFERAIALDNLPAAHRNLVLYKLMNGEGQQAIQYLLDRIKSDPKDVENWILMGDLMKKGGHDAKAKTYYEQALKMDPGNEYVKNLLEE; encoded by the coding sequence ATGAGTTTTGAAGAAAGACACAAAGAAGGGTATGAACTTCTGCACGAAAAAGACCTCGATAAAAGTCTGGATGTAGCGCGCTCACTACAGCGGCTGAATCCGGATGCACCGGAGGGTTTTACACTCGAAGGAGAAGTGATGCAGAAACTGAACCAGTGGGATACCAGCATTAAGTCGTTTGATGATGCGATCGAAAAAGATTCCGATAACGGACGACTCTACAACCTCAGGGGATATTCCTATCTGAATGTCGATAAACCAGACAAAGCAAAAAAGGATTTCGAACGGGCGATTGCCCTGGATAATTTACCTGCTGCACACAGGAACCTTGTCCTTTATAAACTTATGAATGGTGAAGGCCAGCAGGCAATTCAGTATCTGCTCGACCGCATTAAAAGTGATCCCAAAGACGTTGAAAACTGGATCCTGATGGGCGACCTGATGAAAAAAGGCGGCCATGATGCAAAAGCAAAAACGTACTATGAACAAGCTCTTAAGATGGATCCGGGCAATGAGTATGTGAAGAACCTACTGGAAGAGTAA
- a CDS encoding GNVR domain-containing protein gives MSKQTVNFLDVLLTLLKYKITILTLVVSLTLVALIISLIWPQTFRSGSEIVQVQESGAPSVGGLLQNLAPFNISGGKVGGETILVVLNSQTLRDNLINEFDLFEVYESSIIEEVRKTLNNNLTIEEVREGGFGFNPVVSVKIGVIDKDPERARDMNQFILDELNRTLELLNRRSTTESLTVLESRYSQNISDLNEAEQALNEFQNEYGIIEAPAQIEALIMNLAEIKATITEREVELAVIERNVNPNTSIYRSKLVELEELRSAFQSQVRRSESLSQIEDSYFTLFDMPDLLLDFVRLQREVEIQQRIQETLFPQLEQQRLMQENSGSGIQVVDEPDFPTYKYGPKRAYIVLAGFFFSIFLAMVIVFYKEMTKDPESETTVKIREIKRELLFRKE, from the coding sequence GTGAGTAAGCAAACGGTTAATTTCCTGGATGTACTGTTAACCCTTCTGAAGTACAAGATCACGATCCTCACTTTGGTAGTATCGCTGACCCTGGTTGCACTTATCATCAGTCTGATATGGCCGCAAACGTTCAGGTCAGGCTCTGAAATTGTACAGGTTCAGGAATCGGGCGCGCCATCAGTCGGCGGCTTGCTTCAGAATCTTGCACCCTTTAATATCTCCGGCGGAAAAGTAGGCGGAGAGACCATTCTTGTAGTATTAAACAGCCAGACGCTGCGGGATAACCTCATTAATGAGTTCGATCTGTTTGAAGTTTATGAATCCTCAATTATTGAAGAAGTTCGTAAAACGCTCAACAATAATCTTACAATTGAGGAAGTGCGGGAAGGCGGATTTGGCTTTAATCCGGTGGTATCCGTCAAAATTGGAGTCATTGATAAAGATCCGGAACGCGCGCGGGATATGAACCAGTTTATACTGGATGAACTCAACCGCACGCTGGAACTTCTCAATCGCCGGTCCACGACCGAATCACTGACAGTGCTTGAATCACGATATAGCCAGAATATCAGCGACCTCAACGAAGCGGAACAGGCTCTAAATGAATTTCAAAATGAATACGGAATTATTGAAGCCCCGGCTCAAATTGAAGCACTGATCATGAACCTCGCCGAAATCAAAGCTACGATAACCGAGCGGGAAGTTGAACTCGCCGTGATTGAGCGGAATGTCAATCCGAATACATCCATTTACCGTTCCAAGCTGGTGGAGCTCGAAGAACTTCGCAGTGCATTTCAATCACAGGTTCGGCGAAGTGAAAGTCTGTCACAGATTGAAGACTCCTACTTTACACTTTTTGATATGCCCGATCTGCTTCTCGATTTTGTGCGCCTTCAGCGTGAAGTGGAAATTCAGCAACGGATCCAGGAAACGCTCTTCCCCCAGCTTGAACAGCAGCGGCTGATGCAGGAAAACAGCGGCAGCGGAATCCAGGTGGTCGACGAACCCGATTTTCCCACGTATAAATACGGACCCAAAAGGGCCTATATCGTACTGGCAGGTTTCTTCTTTTCTATATTCTTGGCGATGGTCATTGTGTTTTATAAAGAGATGACAAAGGATCCGGAGTCGGAAACAACCGTTAAAATCCGCGAGATTAAGCGGGAATTGCTCTTTAGAAAAGAGTAA
- a CDS encoding O-antigen ligase, with protein MNLSIRNIAAPVTAALVCTALLLASLAMSSLLPFALFIAAGAGIAGVFLAFQKPWIMVFLVAAGSYMGSLFYFAEDFFLPVTLFQFFLFSALALYLLHKLWFNSFEIRYTGYELPVFLFLALIFLSLIYSPDRESGLVNALRFVFLLIFAGYVINSLSSAKLTAAIIAMLTLIAVILSAFAVTETILNPQIAIENLTGGGINVRRASVGALYHDPNRFAAILFMPAAFTFAVINSQLELKYKVISAFFFVVLLAGLFSTFSRSGLLSFVVIILTTVGLYKNWKMFSLFSLAGLVVILLIPQLRDALFLNVERVIEVLFGTRDDSSGIRVMLGIAGIQMFIDSYMIGVGFDGFSERFTNYFTLQESIGVYEPHNITYTMMAELGLAGLFFYLFYLYVMSYHAWQNVKLAVTPFEKVIATTLLTAFAAYTLFYQFYGGALLDSNLMLIHALIFVVYYQYLNRKSSGT; from the coding sequence TTGAATCTTTCCATTCGCAATATTGCCGCTCCTGTTACCGCAGCACTTGTTTGCACGGCTCTTTTACTGGCCAGTCTTGCGATGTCTTCCCTCCTGCCATTTGCGCTTTTTATCGCAGCCGGTGCCGGAATTGCCGGGGTATTTCTTGCTTTTCAGAAACCGTGGATAATGGTATTTTTGGTCGCAGCCGGATCCTACATGGGCTCGCTATTCTATTTTGCCGAAGATTTTTTCCTGCCGGTTACCCTCTTCCAGTTTTTCCTTTTTTCCGCACTTGCACTTTACCTGCTTCACAAACTCTGGTTTAACTCTTTCGAGATCCGTTATACAGGTTATGAACTTCCGGTATTTCTCTTTTTAGCCCTGATTTTTCTTTCTCTGATTTACAGTCCCGACCGGGAATCCGGGCTTGTAAACGCTCTCCGATTTGTCTTTCTGTTAATATTTGCAGGCTATGTTATCAATTCACTCTCCTCCGCAAAACTTACGGCTGCCATAATTGCGATGCTTACGCTTATTGCCGTGATACTATCTGCGTTTGCCGTCACGGAAACGATTCTTAATCCGCAGATTGCCATAGAAAACCTTACTGGTGGTGGCATAAATGTACGGCGGGCATCGGTCGGTGCCCTATATCACGATCCAAACCGATTTGCTGCTATTCTTTTTATGCCGGCTGCTTTCACTTTTGCGGTGATCAATTCCCAGCTTGAACTGAAGTACAAAGTGATTTCTGCGTTCTTTTTTGTAGTGTTGCTTGCCGGACTTTTTTCCACTTTCTCCCGCAGCGGGTTACTTTCTTTTGTGGTAATCATTCTTACAACAGTTGGTTTGTATAAAAACTGGAAAATGTTCTCACTTTTCAGTCTGGCCGGGCTTGTTGTGATTCTATTGATTCCCCAACTCCGGGACGCCCTTTTTCTGAATGTGGAACGCGTGATAGAAGTGTTGTTTGGAACGAGAGATGACTCCTCAGGTATTCGTGTGATGCTTGGAATTGCAGGAATACAAATGTTTATAGACTCTTACATGATCGGTGTCGGGTTTGATGGGTTTTCTGAGAGGTTTACGAATTACTTTACGCTTCAGGAATCGATTGGGGTGTATGAACCGCATAATATCACCTATACCATGATGGCGGAACTCGGGTTGGCCGGACTCTTTTTCTACCTGTTTTATCTCTATGTGATGAGCTACCACGCCTGGCAGAATGTAAAGCTTGCCGTCACTCCGTTTGAAAAAGTAATTGCCACCACTCTATTAACCGCTTTTGCAGCCTACACTCTCTTCTATCAATTCTATGGAGGCGCCCTGCTCGACAGCAACCTCATGCTAATTCACGCTCTTATATTTGTTGTTTATTACCAATATCTCAATAGAAAAAGCTCGGGAACGTAA
- a CDS encoding lipopolysaccharide biosynthesis protein: protein MKFNLLGKDFYKDVFTLMGGIGIAQVIPIAVSPILTRLYTPEEFGLLAFYAAWIAIIGVVATGRYEMAILMPENDSKAKNLAAFAILLVAGAALITLFVFLLFGKDIIAYLGFEGFDLLIVLIPAGVLGIALFQVFIYLLNRTRDYKGMATAKICRSGGGSGVQLLLGYASFSTYGLLFGKLFGDLISTAYGWWLSRKNERLKDVHLNWGEMKNQAKKYREFPKVNAPHALTNTSSSSLPNILLASFFSSGVAGFYSLSHRMCFAPVQLISSSVQQVYSRTLTERYNRDEEIHDFSLSVCKQLSLAAVVPFGILLLFAPALFEFVFGESWREAGVYSQILTPFLFLVFIVSPLTYIPLLLNEQRKAFKIDIVYLFLRVAALTGGLLAGSAWIAIAAFSAVGVAVQLYLLFWILSLTKTAN from the coding sequence ATGAAATTTAACCTGTTAGGGAAAGATTTTTATAAAGATGTATTTACACTCATGGGCGGAATTGGCATCGCTCAGGTGATACCTATTGCGGTTTCTCCAATTTTAACCCGGCTCTATACTCCGGAAGAGTTTGGCCTGCTGGCTTTTTATGCTGCCTGGATTGCCATCATAGGAGTGGTTGCTACAGGCCGGTATGAAATGGCAATCCTGATGCCCGAAAACGACAGTAAGGCAAAGAATTTAGCTGCATTTGCGATACTACTTGTAGCCGGAGCCGCTTTGATTACCCTGTTTGTATTTCTGCTATTTGGAAAAGACATCATCGCATACCTTGGATTTGAGGGTTTTGACCTGCTGATCGTATTGATACCGGCCGGAGTTTTGGGTATCGCGCTCTTTCAGGTATTTATCTACCTGCTGAACAGAACGCGTGATTACAAAGGAATGGCAACCGCAAAAATCTGCCGTTCAGGGGGGGGATCAGGAGTTCAGCTTCTTTTGGGGTATGCATCTTTCTCAACGTATGGATTGCTCTTCGGTAAGCTTTTTGGTGATTTAATCAGTACGGCATACGGCTGGTGGCTTTCACGGAAAAATGAACGATTGAAGGATGTGCACCTGAACTGGGGTGAAATGAAAAATCAGGCAAAAAAATATCGCGAATTCCCAAAAGTAAACGCACCTCACGCACTAACCAACACCTCATCAAGCAGTCTTCCGAATATACTTCTCGCATCATTTTTTTCATCTGGAGTTGCCGGTTTTTACAGCCTGAGCCATCGAATGTGTTTTGCACCGGTTCAGCTAATCTCAAGTTCCGTCCAGCAGGTTTACAGTCGTACTCTAACCGAAAGATACAATCGCGACGAAGAGATTCACGATTTTTCACTTTCGGTATGTAAACAGCTTTCATTGGCTGCAGTGGTTCCTTTCGGGATCTTACTGCTGTTTGCCCCCGCACTGTTTGAATTTGTTTTTGGTGAATCGTGGCGTGAGGCAGGTGTCTATTCCCAGATTCTTACTCCTTTCCTGTTCCTGGTATTTATTGTGTCGCCACTGACCTATATTCCACTTTTGCTGAATGAACAGCGAAAAGCGTTTAAGATTGATATTGTATACCTGTTTCTCCGGGTGGCAGCACTAACGGGCGGTCTTCTCGCGGGAAGCGCTTGGATTGCAATCGCTGCCTTCAGTGCCGTAGGTGTAGCCGTTCAGCTGTACCTGTTATTTTGGATTTTATCACTTACTAAAACAGCAAACTGA